One Anatilimnocola floriformis genomic window, TAAGAGGTGAAGAAAAAAACCGCGCCCACAGCGACGGTCGGAACACGGGACTAGGTGAAGAGCTGCATTTGCTTGTCGTCGACCTTCTTCGCCTTTGGCGACGGCAGCCGCTGAATCGACGCAGTGACGATCTTTTGTTGCACCGAGCCGTTGATGTAGCTGCCCTTCGTGGTGCTCTCGTGTGAGTGCCCCAGCGACAACTGCGCTGCTTGAATCGACGACGTCGAGCCCTCTTGGTCGGCGATCAGCGTCGCGTGCATTTTGCGAAACCCGTGAAACTTGAACTGCCGTTCTTCGGGAATGGCCGCGTGCTGCAGCAGCCGCTCCATCTGCGTCTGCAGCCAGCGCTTGTTTTTGTCCCAGTTGGGGAATTCGAAGATGCGCGTCCGCTCGGTGCGGATCGCGAGGATGTCGGCAAGCGCCTCCGGGTGTAGGAATTGCTTCTTGCCCTTCCTTCCCTTCGAACCGTTTCGAGCCCAAACGGTGATGAACGGGGCGTTCAGATCGGCGTACTCTAATCGCATCAGCTGGCTGATGCGGAGGCCGGTGAAACAAGCGACGACGATCAGCGCACGCCACCACGCTGCCGGCGTGACGCCCTCGATTCTCGGCGTCGTCATCTTGTCTGCTGCAGCAAACAGTCGCTGCACTTCGTCGAGCGAGAAATCGCCGTTCGGGGGATCGTCGTCGGCTTGCGGCTTGTCGACCATCGGCGGCAGATCGAGCAGGCCGAGGTTCTTGCGCCCCTGCTTGTCGCGCGTCTTGGGTCCGGTGAACGCGAGCAGCTTGTCGATCTGCGTGCAGTGTTTCCGTACCGTGCCGATCGACATGAATTCGCTCTTGCGCCCTGGCTGCTTGAGCAACTCCGAGGTGAACAAGGCCGTGGTGTAGTCGGTGATCTCGCCGATCGGCGGATCGTTGACGAGTTTTTTCCAGTAGCCCAGCGCGTCGAGGTACAGCGTAGAAGTCGAATCGGTGAGGGCCTGCGGCTGAATCCACAGCGGCGTGAAGCAGCGTTCGAAAACTTGCGACAACCGCCAGAGGACGGATGGCACTGAGGGATCGTCCGGCGCTAGGTCGATCGTCGTCGGATCGAAGAGTCGGATTGTGGCGGGGAGCGGGGAGGCAATCGCGGTGTGGGTCATGGTGGTGAGCAATCTGCGGTGAGCACCAGAACTTTCCGGCTTCCGTCGCCGACTGGGGCTCGCGGTGGCCATCCGTGAGGGGCCGGCACCCCGCCGGCGAACGATGCAAAAAGAAAGCATGCGCAGGTGACAGGGGCTGACAGCGAACCGCGCAGAATCGGGAGAAAAACGGGGAAAATCCCCATGCCGTGACCGGCATGACCGTGAGGGTCGTTAGAACGATGCTGATCAGCACGATCGGCTCGGGTAGGAGCTTCGAGACGGGGAAAGCACCTCCCGTCAGCGGCGAAGAATCGCCAAGAGATGCCGTCGCAGCTAGTGCGACGGCCGTAGGTTATGCCAAGCTTGCTATAATGTCAAGCTAAGCTGACCGCTGCTTCATCGGGTGTGCGCTGCCGAGTAGCTCAGCAACAGAAACACCGAGTGCAATGGTGATCCGCTCGACGGTTACGAGCGATGGCACGTGTGATCCGTTCTCGATTTTCGCGTATTGCGGCTGCGTCATGCCTAGACGATCTGCCATCGCTTCCTGCGTAAGGCTGCCTGCTGCACGCATCGATCGCAGGTTCTGGCAGAACACGCGGTGCATCGTAGTTTCGGCTGGCATCACATTCATCCCGGTGTTTATAACACTCTTGCTAGTAACTGGCAAACCAAGGTTCAACGGAGTTCATTTGACGGAGCTCGCCCAAGCCGATGACACCCGAAGAAATTCATAAGCAGCTCGACCTCGACCTGATCGCAGACGGCGAAATCACCGACCTGCGGGAAATTCGCCACTGGCTGGCTGCCGCCCATGTGGCCTACGAAGAAATCTCGACGGTTGCGCACAGGCTGTATTTGCGGCGGGTCGAAGTCGAAGCGCACGTGCTCGGCTACGAACTGCCCGGCTCGCACCGGCTCGTCATGCGCAGTGCTCAGCTCTCGATCGAAGCGGTCGATGAGGATGAAGGTGGGGACCACTAGGAGCCCCCCAGTTTAATTTTGAGCACGCGCGGCCGTGGTATCGGCAACCCAGCATTCATTGCCTCAATTTGCTCGGTTAGACGGGTGATCTCATCTGCCATGGCGATTGCAGCCACCATGCCGACGTTGACCCCCTTTTTTTCGTATGCCTCTTTCGCCGCGAGGCGCGAAAGTTCGTTCGGCGGTTCGATCCGCACCGAGTTGGGAGCTGGTTTCGCTTTGGCCATACCAGGGCGCTCCGGTTGACCATCGGTTACAGAAACCGATGGCCTGCCCCCATCTCAGCCGCGCAAATGCATACGACTAGGCAAGATGGGGTGAAGTACGCCCAACAGGGGTCGAACCTGTAACCTTCGGTTCCGAAGACCGATGCTCTATCCAATTGAGCTATGGGCGCGGGAGGTTTCCCGGCTCCCAGGTTAGCAAGAAAATGTTGCGGCGCGTAGTCGCACATGGGCCTGAAACGCCAGCGACGGAATTTCGTCGATTCCTTCGCTGGCGCATCAGGCTCATGTGGCGATCAACTCTCGAATCACGTGGCCGTGCACGTCGGTCAGGCGGCGGTCGATGCCGTTGTGGCGGACGGTGAGGCGGGTGTGGTCGAGACCCAGCTGGTGCAGGATGGTGGCGTGGATGTCGTAGACCTGCGTGGGCCGGTCGCGGTCGAGCGGTTTGTAGCCCCATTGGTCGCTGGGGCCGTGCGACACGCCGCCCCGGATGCCGCCGCCGCACAGCCAGTTGGTGAAGCAGTAGGGATTGTGGTCTCGGCCTTTGCCGCCTTGCGAACTGGGCATGCGGCCGAACTCGGTCGTCCAGAGAATGATGGTGTCGTCGAGCAAGCCGCGTTGCTTGAGGTCTTGAATGAGGGCACTCGCGCCGCGGGCCATGCCGGCGGCGAGCGGGCCGTGGTCGCGCTGCACGTCTTCGTGCGAATCCCAGTTGCGACGCGGAAAGCCATTGTCGTTCCCCGACCAGATCTGCACAAACCGCACGCCCCGCTCGAGCAATCGGCGAGCGGCGAGGCACTTGCGCGAGAAGTGCACCGTTTCCTCGCGAGCGTTGATCTCTTTGTCGAACGCGGCGGGAATATGGTCGAGGCCGTAGAGTTTTAAAATGTGCTCGGGCTCTTGCGAGAAATCGAGGGCTTCGGGCGCGGCGAGTTGCATCTTGGCGGCGAGCTCGTAGCTGCGAATGCGCGATTCAAGCCGGGCATCGGTTTGTCGCGCGGTCGCATGCTGGCCGTTGATTTTCGCGAGGAGTTCCTGGGCCGCGGCTTCGCTGGTTTTGTTGATATAGCTGCCGTTTTTGTGCGGATACAAATCAGCGATCGGCGTTTCCGTGCCGGGATAAATCACCGTGCCGCTATGCTGGGCTGGGAGGAACGCCGAGTCCCAATTCTTCGTGCCGTTGCTGGCCAAGCCGCGATGGTCTGGCAGCACGACGAACGTCGGCAGATTGTCGTTCAAACTGCCGAGGCCATAACTGCACCACGAACCCATGCCGGGAAAACCAGGCAGCTGAAAGCCGGTGGCATGCAATAGCGTCGCCTGGCTATGCACTCCCGTTTTGCCGACGACGTTGTGGACAAAGGCGAGCTCATCGACGACTTTGCCGAGCTCGGCCACAGGCTCGGCGAGAAGCTTGCCGCAGTTGCCGTAGGGTTTGAAATCCCAGATCGGTTTCAGCCACGGCCCGAGGCCGTTTTGAAAGGCTTCGACGGGTTCGCCGAAGTCGCTCATCTCGCCGTGATGCTTGACGAGCTCGGGTTTGAAATCGAACAGATCGATGGCACTCGCGGCGCCGGCCATGAAGAGCTGGATGACGCGTTTGGCTTTGGGAGGATGATGAAGTACAGCCTTTTCTGCAGCGGACCCGTCATTCGCGAGTAGCCCAGCGAGCGCGATGCTGCCGACACCTTGGCCGAGGTTTTGGAGAAAGTCGCGGCGGGATTGCATGGTTCGCACTGTGTAGGGTGGGCCCCTGTGTACTCACGAGGCCCACCATGTTCGGCAAGTGATGGTGGGCCTCGCGGAGTACCGCTCGACCCACCCTACGATTAATCAACAAACGCAAACTCGTTCAGGTTGAGAGCAGCTCGACACGCATTCGCTAGTCCGTGCTCGCGGATGAAGACGGCGAACATTTTCTGCTCGGAGAGTGTCGGTTCTCGCGAAACGGCGAGCCGGAAGATCAAGCGCACTTGTTCGTTCGGTTCGCTCGTCGCTTTGGAAATGCGTTCCGCAAAATGGTTACTCATCGTCACCATGAAACCGTTATTGAGGAGCGCGAGCGCTTGCAGCGCGGAGAGGGATTCGTTGCGTTTGTCGACTCGCATCGAGGGATCGGCGCAGTCGAGCGTCGTCATGAAGGGCTGCGGTTGCGAGCGGACGATGAAGCGATAGATGCTGCGGCGGTGCGATTTCGGATCGTTCGGGTCGTGCAGATGATATTCGTAGTGGGGCGAGTGGGCGGGCTGATCGATGATGAAATCTTGAAAGCTCGGGCCACCCATTTTGGCGTCAAGCTTGCCAGCGACTTGCAGCGCGGCGTCGCGGATCGACTCGGCTTCGAGCTTGCGGCGGTTCATACGCCAGAGATAAATATTGCCGGCGTCGGTTTTGCGAGGATCATTCTTCAAAGTGGTAAGCGTCGCTGCATCGGGCTCCGATTGCTGCTGATACGTACTGCTGGTGACGATCAGTCGATGAAGGTCTTTGAGCGATTGGCGGCCATCGCGAAACTCGACCGCGAGCCAATCGAGCAGTTCGGGATGCGACGGCAGTTGGCCCATGCGGCCGAAGTCGTTCGGCGTATCGACGATGGCCCGGCCGATGTGATATTGCCAGACGCGATTGACGATGCTTCGCCAGGTGAGCGGATTCCGCTTGTCGGCGAGCCAGTGGGCGAGGGCAGCGCGGCGGTCGCCTTCCGTGTGATCGGCGGCGAGCGAAAACTCACCGGGCCAATTCGGCAAGCAACTGAGTGCGGCGGGCGTGACTTCTTCACGCGGATTTTTCACGTCGCCGCGATGCAGGACAAAGATCTTCCGCGGCTCACCTTGTTTGCCGCCAGTACCCGCAAAGTTGCCACTGCCGGAGTGAACAGTGCCGGCGTAGACGACATTCGGCGGCGTGAGCTTGGCGAGTTCGACAGCGGCGGCGTCGAGTTTTCGTTGATTCTCTTCGCTGGCGTTTTGCGTTTCTGCGGGAATGATGCGCGCGAGCAGCTCCTGCCGTTGCTCTACAAGCTCGTCGAGCTTCTTGCCGTTATTACTTTCTTGAGCACCAGGATAGATACCATCGACGAGATTGGTCTGCCGCCAACGAGGACCGGCTTCGATGGAATCGAGCGCCGTGACCTTCGCGCCGGCGGCGATGTTTTTGCCCGCAGCATCGAAGACCTGCAGTTCGGCGAGGGCGAGCATGTAGTCATTCTGCCGCAGCGCGAGCTTTGTTGCCGTGAAGCGAATGTAGCGGGCGCGCTTGGATGCGAACTTAACCGTCTGCGGAGTTGTGCCCGGATTGGCGAGGTCGTTTGCTGTTTGATCGACGAGCACCTTGCTGGTTTTGAAAGTGGCATCGTCGCTGCCTTCGATGCGAAAGCGCACAGGAAAACCGAAGCCGGCGCCGATCTGATTGAAGTTGTCGTAGCAACCGACGTACGTCAGCGCGGCAATCTCGCGCGATTCGCCCAGATCGATTTGCACCCACTTTTCCGTGTCCGCTTTGGGAGCGAGTTGGCTGTGATAGCCGTACTCGGGGCGCAGGCCGGTCGGCGCGGTTTGACGCGCAGCGGCGATGGCCTGATCGAGTGCGGTGAGCTCCGCGCCGCCAAGTTGCTTGATTTTAGCATCGAGCGTTTTCTTCGCTTCGGTCAGTTCACGTTGCTCCCTTTCGAGCGCAGCGTAACGATCCATCACAGCAGGATCGGCGTGATACTTTCGATCAGCGCGATCGACGGCGGCGAAGACGGCTTGGAGGCGGTAGTAATCGACTTGCTTGATCGGATCGAACTTGTGGTTGTGACATTGAGCGCAGCCGATCGTGAGACTGTTGAACGTGCCGATGGCGTTGCTCACCATGTCGTCGCGATCGAGATGCCGGGCGACCTTGCCATCGAGCTTGGTCTCCGGCACTTCAGCATGGCCGATGAAATCCCAGGGCCCGGCCGAGATGAAGCCGAGGGCTTCGATGCCGTCGATGGTGTTCGGGTAAAGAACATCGCCGGCGAGTTGCTCCTCGAGGAAGCGGACGTAGGGCTTGTCCTGATTCAGGGCCCGAATGACGTAGTCGCGATACGGCCAGGCATTGCGGCGGGGTTGATCTTTGTCGTAGCCGTGCGTCTCGCCGAAGTGAACGACGTCGAGCCAATGGCGGGCCCAACGTTCGCCGTAGTGAGGCGATTCGAGCAGCC contains:
- a CDS encoding site-specific integrase; this encodes MTHTAIASPLPATIRLFDPTTIDLAPDDPSVPSVLWRLSQVFERCFTPLWIQPQALTDSTSTLYLDALGYWKKLVNDPPIGEITDYTTALFTSELLKQPGRKSEFMSIGTVRKHCTQIDKLLAFTGPKTRDKQGRKNLGLLDLPPMVDKPQADDDPPNGDFSLDEVQRLFAAADKMTTPRIEGVTPAAWWRALIVVACFTGLRISQLMRLEYADLNAPFITVWARNGSKGRKGKKQFLHPEALADILAIRTERTRIFEFPNWDKNKRWLQTQMERLLQHAAIPEERQFKFHGFRKMHATLIADQEGSTSSIQAAQLSLGHSHESTTKGSYINGSVQQKIVTASIQRLPSPKAKKVDDKQMQLFT
- a CDS encoding helix-turn-helix domain-containing protein, which translates into the protein MNLGLPVTSKSVINTGMNVMPAETTMHRVFCQNLRSMRAAGSLTQEAMADRLGMTQPQYAKIENGSHVPSLVTVERITIALGVSVAELLGSAHPMKQRSA
- a CDS encoding DUF1501 domain-containing protein, which codes for MQSRRDFLQNLGQGVGSIALAGLLANDGSAAEKAVLHHPPKAKRVIQLFMAGAASAIDLFDFKPELVKHHGEMSDFGEPVEAFQNGLGPWLKPIWDFKPYGNCGKLLAEPVAELGKVVDELAFVHNVVGKTGVHSQATLLHATGFQLPGFPGMGSWCSYGLGSLNDNLPTFVVLPDHRGLASNGTKNWDSAFLPAQHSGTVIYPGTETPIADLYPHKNGSYINKTSEAAAQELLAKINGQHATARQTDARLESRIRSYELAAKMQLAAPEALDFSQEPEHILKLYGLDHIPAAFDKEINAREETVHFSRKCLAARRLLERGVRFVQIWSGNDNGFPRRNWDSHEDVQRDHGPLAAGMARGASALIQDLKQRGLLDDTIILWTTEFGRMPSSQGGKGRDHNPYCFTNWLCGGGIRGGVSHGPSDQWGYKPLDRDRPTQVYDIHATILHQLGLDHTRLTVRHNGIDRRLTDVHGHVIRELIAT
- a CDS encoding DUF1553 domain-containing protein, translating into MVSITTFQRVCLLLLTVTQVQAADTTFPAVAAIFERRCVECHQADEKKGGLSLQSRADLLAGGESGVAIEAGKPAASMLLDMVSGDKPAMPKKGSKLTADEVAAISRWIAAGAPWPAERKLEDRSLADNNWWSLRTLARPEPPQLTAVDRAWTKNPIDAFILAKLREQGFAPSPQADRRALIRRLYFDLIGLPPSPEEADAFVRDPDPQAYEKLVNRLLESPHYGERWARHWLDVVHFGETHGYDKDQPRRNAWPYRDYVIRALNQDKPYVRFLEEQLAGDVLYPNTIDGIEALGFISAGPWDFIGHAEVPETKLDGKVARHLDRDDMVSNAIGTFNSLTIGCAQCHNHKFDPIKQVDYYRLQAVFAAVDRADRKYHADPAVMDRYAALEREQRELTEAKKTLDAKIKQLGGAELTALDQAIAAARQTAPTGLRPEYGYHSQLAPKADTEKWVQIDLGESREIAALTYVGCYDNFNQIGAGFGFPVRFRIEGSDDATFKTSKVLVDQTANDLANPGTTPQTVKFASKRARYIRFTATKLALRQNDYMLALAELQVFDAAGKNIAAGAKVTALDSIEAGPRWRQTNLVDGIYPGAQESNNGKKLDELVEQRQELLARIIPAETQNASEENQRKLDAAAVELAKLTPPNVVYAGTVHSGSGNFAGTGGKQGEPRKIFVLHRGDVKNPREEVTPAALSCLPNWPGEFSLAADHTEGDRRAALAHWLADKRNPLTWRSIVNRVWQYHIGRAIVDTPNDFGRMGQLPSHPELLDWLAVEFRDGRQSLKDLHRLIVTSSTYQQQSEPDAATLTTLKNDPRKTDAGNIYLWRMNRRKLEAESIRDAALQVAGKLDAKMGGPSFQDFIIDQPAHSPHYEYHLHDPNDPKSHRRSIYRFIVRSQPQPFMTTLDCADPSMRVDKRNESLSALQALALLNNGFMVTMSNHFAERISKATSEPNEQVRLIFRLAVSREPTLSEQKMFAVFIREHGLANACRAALNLNEFAFVD